The sequence GCCGCGGATGAAGCGCATCGCCTTGGTGACGACCTCGTCCGGCAGTTCCACCAGGCCGGTGGACTCGCGGAGCGTGAGTTGGACCGGTTTCACCAGGGTCCGGGTGCCCTCCGGCACCTGCTCGCCCTGCATCATCCGCATCAGGAGCTGGGTGGCCTGGCTGCCGATCAGGCGGCCGGGGTAGCGCACGCTGCTCAGCGCCGGGCGGGTCACGCTGCAGTGGACCATGTCGTCCGCCACGCCCAGCACCGGCACGTCCTCCGGGCAGCGCAGGCCCAGGGTCGCCAGCGCGCGCACGGCGCAGACGGCGGAGATGTCATCTTTCGCGAAGAGCCCGATGGGGGGCTCCAGTTTTGCCAACAGCCGCCACGCGAGGTCCTCGATCTTCCGGGCACGGTCCGCGTCCGGATAGTGGGAAGCGGGCACCTCCAGCACCTGAACGTCGTAGCCGTTCCGGCCGATCTCGCGGCGGAACGATTCCAAGCGCTCCGTCGAGTAGCGGCGGTGGGGATCGTGCCAGTAGGCGAAGCGCTTCAGGCCCAGCGTGAGCAGGTGGCGGGCGGCCATCGTTCCGGCGGCATCATTGTCGAGGGTGACGCGCGGGAACACCGGGCAATTGAGTGGATGCTCGGCACTGAGGTTCACCACCGAGATGCCCTTGCGCTTCCATGCCACCGCTTCCGCCGCCGTGTAACGGTAAACCAGCAGGCCGTCGCCTTCCCAGGATTCGTCGATGCGTACCGGAGCAAGGTCGCCGCCGCTGGGCTGCTCGAACTCCAGCTCGATGTCGTTGCCGGAGCGCGCCACCTCCAGGATGCCGGGAAAGAGACGGTAGCCGAAACCCTGCGACCAATCGATCAATCGCACCCCCACGCGGTAGCGGCGCTTCAATTCAGGCAGGCTGGCATTCCGTCGTCCTCGCATAACAAATCAATCCACGGGTCTTGTAAATTTGCCAAAGCCATTTGCCAAGTGCTCAGAGCGGAAATGGGGGAG comes from Luteolibacter sp. LG18 and encodes:
- a CDS encoding XylR family transcriptional regulator, whose product is MRGRRNASLPELKRRYRVGVRLIDWSQGFGYRLFPGILEVARSGNDIELEFEQPSGGDLAPVRIDESWEGDGLLVYRYTAAEAVAWKRKGISVVNLSAEHPLNCPVFPRVTLDNDAAGTMAARHLLTLGLKRFAYWHDPHRRYSTERLESFRREIGRNGYDVQVLEVPASHYPDADRARKIEDLAWRLLAKLEPPIGLFAKDDISAVCAVRALATLGLRCPEDVPVLGVADDMVHCSVTRPALSSVRYPGRLIGSQATQLLMRMMQGEQVPEGTRTLVKPVQLTLRESTGLVELPDEVVTKAMRFIRGTVPERGVSVEELCRTAGVSRELLRQRFQTVLGRTPKEEIDRQRAQIVCDKLRRTNWTIDRIAGDLGFGAADELCRFFKRTTGTTPGEFRRGGTPTKIH